A part of Desulfotomaculum nigrificans DSM 574 genomic DNA contains:
- a CDS encoding DHA2 family efflux MFS transporter permease subunit has protein sequence MSHSEEKNTSFWLPLFVLVTGAFAAIFNSSTINVAIPKLMTIFGVSSDEIQWVLTGYMLTSAVVIPITGYLGDRFGNKRVFIYSLAIFTLGSVLSSFSWSNNSLIAFRVLQALGGGMIMPISMAIIYRIVPMNMIGLALGVWGMAAVMGPAIGPTLGGYIIDHFNWRLLFLINIPVGILGIILSILTLEETPLQTDTKFDFWGFVTSAAGCFALLLALSQGNKEGWTSFYIVMLFIFSFFTLLLFVLIELNSADPMLDLRLFKNKTFTLSVAIGGLINIGLFGGVFLMPIFTQNLMGLTPYEAGLLLLPASLVSGVMLPISGALFDKFGAKAIGVIGVTIAGLGTLKLHYLSVDTSFHDIIMIMVIRSIGIGLAMMPISTAGMNVVAKHLVGRASSLSNVIRQIFASFGIAILTAVMQNRQIFHYASLSEGVSDASLVAPLTIKQLQGLLGSPDTAIGVLAGLAQKQSLINAIDDSFLICGIFVISAVPLIFFLQDVRKSKTAASKAS, from the coding sequence ATGAGTCATTCAGAAGAGAAAAATACTTCCTTTTGGTTACCATTGTTTGTGCTGGTGACCGGGGCCTTTGCCGCCATCTTCAACAGCAGTACCATTAACGTGGCTATTCCCAAGCTGATGACCATCTTTGGTGTGTCCAGTGATGAAATTCAGTGGGTGCTAACCGGTTATATGTTAACCTCGGCTGTGGTGATACCCATCACCGGTTACCTGGGAGACCGGTTTGGTAATAAAAGGGTTTTTATTTACTCTCTGGCCATCTTTACCCTGGGTTCGGTACTCTCTTCCTTTTCCTGGAGCAACAACTCCTTAATTGCTTTCCGGGTACTGCAGGCCCTGGGCGGCGGCATGATCATGCCCATCAGTATGGCCATTATTTACCGTATTGTGCCCATGAACATGATCGGCCTGGCCCTGGGGGTTTGGGGTATGGCTGCGGTAATGGGCCCGGCCATCGGACCGACCCTTGGTGGTTACATCATTGACCACTTTAACTGGCGGCTGTTGTTTCTTATTAACATACCTGTAGGAATCTTAGGTATAATCTTATCCATTTTAACCCTGGAAGAAACCCCTCTGCAGACGGACACCAAATTTGACTTTTGGGGCTTTGTTACCTCAGCAGCCGGATGTTTTGCCCTGCTGCTGGCCTTAAGCCAGGGCAATAAGGAAGGTTGGACTTCTTTTTACATAGTTATGCTGTTTATTTTTTCCTTCTTTACCCTGTTACTTTTTGTATTGATTGAACTTAACAGTGCAGACCCCATGCTGGATCTGCGTTTGTTTAAAAATAAAACCTTTACCCTTTCGGTTGCTATCGGCGGTTTAATTAACATCGGCCTTTTCGGCGGTGTTTTCCTGATGCCTATCTTTACTCAAAATCTCATGGGATTAACTCCATATGAGGCGGGACTGCTGTTATTACCCGCCTCCCTGGTCAGCGGTGTAATGCTGCCCATTAGCGGTGCTTTATTTGATAAATTTGGGGCCAAAGCCATCGGGGTGATAGGTGTGACTATCGCCGGTCTGGGTACCTTGAAACTGCATTATTTATCGGTGGATACCAGTTTCCATGATATTATCATGATTATGGTTATTCGCTCCATCGGTATAGGTTTGGCCATGATGCCCATCAGTACGGCCGGTATGAACGTGGTGGCCAAACATTTGGTGGGTCGGGCCTCATCCTTAAGTAATGTAATCCGGCAGATTTTTGCTTCCTTTGGCATTGCCATTTTAACAGCGGTGATGCAGAACCGGCAAATATTCCATTATGCCAGTCTATCGGAGGGGGTTTCTGACGCTTCTCTGGTGGCTCCCTTAACCATTAAACAACTGCAGGGGCTTTTGGGCAGCCCTGATACGGCCATTGGTGTTTTAGCAGGTCTGGCCCAAAAACAGTCCCTTATTAATGCCATTGACGATAGCTTTTTAATCTGCGGTATTTTTGTTATTTCCGCCGTCCCCTTAATCTTTTTTCTGCAGGATGTCCGAAAATCAAAGACAGCGGCTTCTAAGGCCAGTTAA
- a CDS encoding MarR family winged helix-turn-helix transcriptional regulator codes for MEHRLSFSLYLAFKKVQMEYQRLADQIGLDSAPLAALRELWQQNGLTVTELGEKLVLKASTITSLVDRMERDGLVYRERGNDDRRVVKIYLTEQALKLQGRCPDFDEYLEQKLKPNFSDAEIKTLVKLLNKLESTL; via the coding sequence ATGGAACACCGGCTGTCATTTAGTCTTTACTTAGCTTTTAAAAAAGTACAGATGGAGTATCAACGCCTGGCGGATCAAATAGGGTTGGATTCCGCCCCGTTGGCAGCCCTGCGAGAACTGTGGCAGCAAAACGGGTTAACGGTTACCGAACTGGGCGAGAAACTGGTTTTAAAGGCCAGTACCATTACCTCTCTGGTGGACCGAATGGAGCGCGACGGGTTGGTTTACCGGGAAAGGGGTAACGATGATCGACGGGTAGTCAAAATATATTTAACAGAGCAAGCATTAAAACTTCAAGGGCGTTGTCCTGATTTTGATGAATACCTTGAGCAAAAGCTAAAACCAAACTTTTCTGATGCCGAAATTAAAACACTGGTTAAGTTGTTAAATAAATTGGAATCAACATTATAA